One part of the Streptomyces sp. NBC_00286 genome encodes these proteins:
- a CDS encoding ATP-binding protein: MDSDGMQDARGTHADRVPRPAGPPQVPPRPAQAPGTPPMPDGSAFLAWLRAPRPEAAPGVWRFGHRPRPDEEPEVVPTRQLLSGALIAFLVGWLIWSLLQNGYLGDWWWVPLFLLTPDSWRGGNSAIGDVGNLFVYRSYQLLVALGIMVAVGRLGRWSEVWRRFVAPLFRRREPQQAALEPQADPAEWPGLRDAGATDAAERLAAEARSGLMCDVDHARITRAWQGVRSGRHSLATFTGAVLKDGAAACLHPSGARDLPGRLAQHDLVTGQVRLGTTADDPRNPYSYRGTGLGVGPELLCTSLLAVGPAGSGKTSGVVWPLAESLCLHALAGRAAVVVVGAAGAGLGPVDAYDVVVRVGNPESVYDLDLYGGTTDPDEAAAVLAEALVGDLTDPHPGGDHRRSTTVLAQLLGPYRAVHGRFPSVPELRQLLDGAPGPLGALRKALTEAGQESLLRELDARERQLGQPGDVGGVLADRVALLDRPAFAGFFDTSGQSRPFSLRALDHPVRVRIDLPARGHADASRILARLVLAQFTASVAVREDRSLFACLVLDDATGVVTPEAVRGVQRLRSANAGVVMTLRTLDDVPRPLRSPLLGAIGCRMALSGLTPWDGQDFAEVWGKEWTEATDVTDRQIIAETPLGKTAHALRRVITGRAPTARAVTVRQVERERWSASDLAHAVPPGHAVLSLTSVRGEHAPPLLVDLRG, encoded by the coding sequence ATGGACAGCGACGGCATGCAGGACGCACGGGGCACACACGCCGATCGTGTGCCGCGCCCGGCGGGGCCGCCTCAGGTACCGCCACGGCCCGCGCAGGCGCCGGGCACGCCGCCGATGCCGGACGGTTCCGCCTTCCTGGCCTGGCTGCGGGCGCCGCGGCCCGAGGCGGCGCCGGGGGTGTGGCGGTTCGGGCACCGGCCGCGGCCGGACGAGGAGCCGGAGGTCGTTCCGACCCGGCAGTTGCTTAGTGGGGCGCTGATCGCTTTCCTGGTGGGGTGGCTGATCTGGTCGCTGTTGCAGAACGGTTACTTGGGCGACTGGTGGTGGGTGCCGCTATTCCTGCTCACACCCGACTCCTGGCGTGGCGGCAACAGTGCGATCGGCGACGTGGGCAATCTCTTCGTGTATCGGAGCTATCAGCTGCTTGTCGCCCTGGGCATCATGGTGGCGGTCGGGCGGCTCGGCCGCTGGAGTGAGGTCTGGCGACGCTTCGTCGCGCCTCTCTTCCGGCGCCGAGAGCCCCAGCAGGCGGCTCTCGAGCCCCAGGCCGACCCCGCCGAGTGGCCCGGCCTCCGCGATGCCGGAGCCACCGACGCCGCCGAACGGCTCGCCGCCGAGGCCCGCTCCGGGCTGATGTGCGACGTCGACCATGCCCGCATCACCCGCGCCTGGCAGGGCGTACGCAGCGGCCGGCACAGTCTCGCCACCTTCACCGGCGCCGTACTCAAGGACGGTGCCGCCGCCTGTCTGCACCCTTCTGGCGCGCGTGACCTTCCCGGCCGCCTCGCCCAGCACGACCTGGTCACCGGGCAGGTCCGGCTCGGCACGACCGCCGACGACCCGCGCAATCCGTACTCCTACCGCGGCACCGGCCTCGGCGTCGGCCCCGAACTCCTCTGCACCTCCCTGCTCGCCGTCGGCCCGGCCGGATCCGGCAAGACCAGTGGAGTCGTCTGGCCGCTCGCCGAGTCGCTGTGCCTGCACGCGCTCGCAGGACGGGCCGCCGTCGTAGTGGTCGGTGCCGCGGGCGCGGGGCTCGGGCCCGTCGACGCGTATGACGTCGTCGTACGGGTCGGAAACCCCGAGTCCGTCTACGACCTCGACCTGTACGGGGGCACCACCGACCCCGACGAGGCGGCGGCCGTACTCGCCGAGGCACTGGTCGGCGACCTCACCGATCCGCACCCCGGCGGAGACCACCGCCGCTCCACCACCGTGCTCGCCCAGCTCCTCGGCCCGTATCGCGCGGTCCACGGGCGCTTCCCCTCCGTGCCCGAACTGCGGCAGCTCCTCGACGGCGCCCCAGGCCCGCTCGGCGCGCTGCGCAAGGCGCTCACGGAGGCTGGACAGGAGTCGCTGCTGCGCGAACTCGACGCCCGGGAACGGCAGTTGGGGCAACCGGGCGATGTCGGCGGAGTACTGGCCGATCGAGTGGCGCTGCTGGACCGGCCCGCCTTCGCCGGTTTCTTCGATACGTCCGGTCAGTCCCGGCCCTTCTCCCTGCGCGCCCTGGACCACCCGGTGCGGGTACGCATCGACCTGCCCGCACGCGGGCACGCCGACGCCTCGCGGATCCTCGCGCGGCTGGTGCTCGCGCAGTTCACGGCGAGCGTGGCGGTACGTGAGGACCGGTCACTGTTCGCGTGTCTGGTGCTGGACGACGCGACGGGCGTCGTCACTCCCGAGGCCGTACGAGGAGTCCAGCGGCTGCGGTCGGCCAACGCCGGGGTGGTCATGACCCTGCGTACGCTCGACGATGTGCCGCGTCCGTTGCGATCGCCGCTGCTCGGGGCGATCGGCTGCCGGATGGCGCTGTCCGGGCTCACCCCCTGGGACGGGCAGGACTTCGCCGAGGTGTGGGGCAAGGAGTGGACCGAGGCGACGGACGTCACCGACCGGCAGATCATCGCCGAGACCCCGCTCGGCAAGACGGCCCACGCACTGCGCCGCGTGATCACGGGACGTGCGCCCACCGCCCGGGCCGTCACCGTCCGCCAGGTCGAACGTGAGCGGTGGTCCGCCTCCGACCTGGCGCATGCCGTGCCGCCCGGGCATGCGGTGCTGTCGCTCACGAGTGTGCGCGGGGAGCATGCGCCGCCGCTGCTGGTGGATCTACGCGGCTGA
- the gabT gene encoding 4-aminobutyrate--2-oxoglutarate transaminase: MSALPQERRVITAIPGPKSQELQARRTAAVAAGVGSVLPVFAARADGGIIEDVDGNRLIDFGSGIAVTGVGASAEAVVRRASAQLQDFTHTCFMVTPYEGYVAVAEALAELTPGDHAKKSALFNSGAEAVENAVKIARAHTKRQAVVVFDHGYHGRTNLTMALTSKNMPYKHGFGPFAPEIYRVPVAYGYRWPTGPENCGPEAAAQAIDQISKQVGAQNVAAIVIEPLLGEGGFIEPAKGFLPALSEFARDNGIVFVADEIQSGFCRTGQWFACEDEGVVPDLITTAKGIAGGLPLAAVTGRAEIMDAAHSGGLGGTYGGNPVACAGALGSIETMKELDLAARARHIESVMKARLSVMREKYEIIGDVRGRGAMIAIELVKDPTTKEPNPEATAALAKACHQEGLLVLTCGTYGNVLRFLPPMVIGDELLNEGLDILEQAFTRI, translated from the coding sequence ATGAGCGCACTTCCGCAGGAGCGCCGCGTCATCACCGCCATCCCCGGCCCGAAGTCGCAGGAGTTGCAGGCCCGCCGCACTGCCGCGGTCGCGGCCGGTGTGGGGTCCGTGCTGCCCGTGTTCGCCGCGCGCGCGGACGGCGGGATCATCGAGGACGTCGACGGGAACCGGCTGATCGACTTCGGCTCCGGAATCGCCGTGACCGGCGTGGGCGCGAGCGCCGAGGCCGTCGTACGCAGGGCGAGCGCCCAGCTCCAGGACTTCACCCACACCTGTTTCATGGTCACGCCGTACGAGGGCTACGTGGCCGTCGCCGAGGCACTGGCCGAGCTGACCCCCGGCGACCACGCCAAGAAGTCGGCCCTGTTCAACTCGGGCGCCGAGGCCGTCGAGAACGCCGTCAAGATCGCCCGCGCCCACACCAAGCGCCAGGCCGTCGTCGTCTTCGATCACGGCTATCACGGCCGTACGAATCTGACGATGGCGCTGACCTCGAAGAACATGCCGTACAAGCATGGCTTCGGCCCCTTCGCGCCGGAGATCTACCGCGTACCGGTGGCGTACGGCTACCGCTGGCCGACCGGCCCGGAGAACTGCGGCCCCGAGGCCGCCGCGCAGGCCATCGACCAGATCAGCAAGCAGGTGGGCGCCCAGAACGTGGCCGCGATCGTCATCGAGCCGCTCCTCGGCGAGGGCGGCTTCATCGAGCCGGCGAAGGGCTTCCTGCCGGCGCTCAGCGAGTTCGCCCGCGACAACGGCATCGTCTTCGTGGCCGACGAGATCCAGTCAGGTTTCTGCCGCACCGGTCAGTGGTTCGCGTGTGAGGACGAGGGCGTCGTCCCGGATCTGATCACCACGGCGAAGGGCATCGCGGGTGGTCTGCCGCTGGCCGCCGTCACCGGCCGCGCCGAGATCATGGACGCCGCGCACTCGGGCGGACTGGGCGGCACCTATGGCGGAAACCCGGTCGCATGCGCGGGCGCCCTCGGCTCGATCGAGACGATGAAGGAGCTCGACCTGGCCGCCAGGGCGCGGCACATCGAGTCGGTCATGAAGGCCCGTCTGAGTGTCATGCGGGAGAAGTACGAGATCATCGGCGACGTCCGCGGCCGGGGCGCCATGATCGCCATCGAGCTCGTCAAGGACCCTACGACCAAGGAGCCGAACCCGGAGGCCACCGCCGCACTCGCCAAGGCCTGCCACCAGGAGGGCCTGCTGGTCCTGACCTGTGGCACGTACGGCAACGTGTTGCGCTTCCTGCCGCCCATGGTCATCGGCGACGAGCTGCTGAACGAGGGCCTCGACATCCTGGAGCAGGCGTTCACCCGCATCTGA
- a CDS encoding phosphatase PAP2 family protein, translating into MTLAYVAWRARHAGTPRWWLPALAALVTMAAVPALVVPLKEAVGRTGPPGMAGDGYYPSGHTATAAVAYGAAVLLLLPWLRGPYVRRELALGCLVLVGAVGFGLVRRGYHWPLDVVASLVLSAMLLIGLRAFLHSRR; encoded by the coding sequence GTGACGCTCGCGTACGTCGCTTGGCGCGCGCGTCACGCCGGTACGCCCCGCTGGTGGCTGCCGGCACTCGCGGCCCTGGTCACCATGGCCGCCGTACCCGCGCTGGTCGTCCCGCTGAAGGAAGCCGTGGGGCGCACGGGACCGCCCGGCATGGCGGGCGACGGCTACTACCCCTCGGGTCACACGGCGACGGCCGCCGTCGCCTACGGAGCGGCCGTACTCCTTCTGCTGCCCTGGCTGCGCGGCCCGTACGTCCGTCGTGAACTCGCCCTCGGCTGCCTGGTGTTGGTCGGCGCCGTCGGCTTCGGGCTGGTCCGGCGCGGCTACCACTGGCCGCTGGATGTGGTGGCGAGTCTGGTGCTGAGCGCGATGCTGTTGATCGGGCTGCGGGCGTTCCTGCACTCCCGCCGCTAG
- a CDS encoding NAD(P)/FAD-dependent oxidoreductase — MTTQGMSRWTKSLSDAQPGSYWLDDPAKPHPEPALTTAETCDLLVVGGGYSGLWTALLAKERDPQRDVVLVEGRETGWAASGRNGGFCAASLTHGLANGLARWPDEIHTLEKLGARNLDAIEATVTRYSLDCDFERTGEIDVATEPYQVAELRDWHGELERHGLADGLEYLDTDAVRQQVDSPTFLAGLHDRHGVALVNPARLAWGLKRACVEQGVRVYEHTPALTLKAYGAGMAVRTPYGSVRARHVALGTNIFPNLVRRVRPYTVPVYDYALMTEPLTEAQLASLGWKNRQGLGDSANQFHYFRLSADNRILWGGYDAVYPYGGRVRAEYDDRPETYAKLAGHFFTCFPQMEGVRFTHAWGGAIDTCSRFSAFFGTAHHGRVAYAAGYTGLGVGATRFGADVMLDLLAGEHTERTSLAMVRKKPLPFPPEPLAWTGITLTKWSLARADAHGGRRNLWLKAMDRLGLGFDS, encoded by the coding sequence ATGACCACACAAGGCATGTCCCGTTGGACAAAGTCGCTCTCCGACGCCCAGCCCGGCTCCTACTGGCTGGACGACCCCGCAAAACCCCACCCCGAGCCCGCCCTCACCACCGCCGAGACCTGCGATCTGCTCGTCGTCGGGGGCGGCTACAGCGGACTGTGGACTGCGCTGCTCGCCAAGGAACGCGACCCGCAGCGGGACGTCGTACTCGTCGAAGGCAGGGAGACGGGCTGGGCCGCCTCCGGCCGCAACGGCGGCTTCTGCGCCGCCTCGCTCACCCACGGCCTGGCCAACGGACTCGCCCGCTGGCCCGACGAAATCCACACCCTCGAGAAGCTGGGCGCCCGCAACCTCGACGCCATCGAGGCCACCGTCACCCGCTACTCCCTCGACTGCGACTTCGAGCGCACCGGCGAGATCGACGTCGCCACCGAGCCGTACCAGGTCGCCGAACTCCGCGACTGGCACGGGGAGTTGGAACGCCACGGACTCGCGGACGGCCTCGAGTACTTGGACACCGACGCCGTACGGCAACAAGTCGACTCACCGACATTCCTCGCCGGCCTCCACGACCGCCACGGCGTAGCGCTCGTGAACCCCGCCCGACTCGCCTGGGGCCTCAAACGCGCCTGCGTCGAGCAGGGCGTCCGTGTGTACGAGCACACGCCCGCGCTCACCTTGAAGGCATACGGCGCCGGTATGGCCGTACGCACTCCGTATGGCAGCGTCCGCGCCCGCCACGTCGCCCTCGGCACGAACATCTTCCCCAACCTGGTCAGACGCGTGCGCCCGTACACCGTCCCGGTCTACGACTACGCGCTGATGACCGAGCCACTCACCGAAGCCCAACTCGCCTCCCTCGGCTGGAAGAACCGCCAGGGCCTCGGCGACAGCGCCAACCAGTTCCACTACTTCCGCCTGTCGGCCGACAACCGCATCCTGTGGGGCGGCTACGACGCGGTCTATCCGTACGGCGGCCGGGTGCGCGCCGAGTACGACGACCGCCCGGAGACCTACGCCAAGCTCGCCGGGCACTTCTTCACCTGCTTCCCGCAGATGGAGGGCGTCCGCTTCACCCACGCCTGGGGCGGCGCGATCGACACCTGCTCCCGTTTCTCGGCCTTCTTCGGCACGGCACACCACGGGCGGGTCGCCTACGCGGCGGGCTACACCGGACTCGGCGTCGGAGCGACCCGCTTCGGCGCGGACGTGATGCTCGACCTGCTGGCCGGGGAGCACACGGAACGTACCTCCCTGGCCATGGTCCGCAAGAAGCCACTCCCCTTCCCGCCGGAACCCCTCGCCTGGACCGGCATCACCCTCACCAAGTGGTCGCTGGCACGGGCGGACGCGCACGGCGGACGGCGCAATCTGTGGCTGAAGGCGATGGACAGACTGGGCCTCGGCTTCGACAGCTGA
- a CDS encoding ABC transporter permease encodes MSLVRWLKRHLVVIAGLLTLGYLLLPNVIVTVFSFNNPKGRFNYEWQQFSTEAWTDPCGVADLCGSLALSLQIAAWATLGATVLGTLIAFALVRYRFRARGAVNSLVFLPMAMPEVVMAASLLTLFLNMGAQLGFWTVLIAHIMFCLSFVVTAVKARVMSMDPKLEEAARDLYAGPFQTFVRVTLPIAAPGIVAGALLAFALSFDDFIITNFNAGATVTFPMFVWGSAQRGTPVQINVIGTGMFIVAVLIVLAGMVISGRRNRQKA; translated from the coding sequence ATGTCCCTCGTACGCTGGCTCAAGCGCCATCTCGTCGTCATCGCGGGCCTGTTGACGCTCGGATATCTGCTCCTGCCGAACGTCATCGTCACGGTCTTCTCCTTCAACAACCCCAAAGGGCGCTTCAATTACGAATGGCAGCAGTTCTCCACGGAGGCGTGGACCGATCCGTGCGGGGTCGCCGATCTGTGCGGCTCGCTCGCGCTCAGCCTGCAGATCGCGGCCTGGGCGACGCTCGGCGCCACGGTGCTCGGCACGCTGATCGCCTTCGCGCTGGTCCGCTACCGCTTCCGCGCGCGGGGCGCCGTGAACTCGCTGGTCTTCCTTCCGATGGCGATGCCCGAGGTCGTGATGGCCGCCTCCTTGCTGACGCTTTTCCTCAACATGGGGGCTCAGTTGGGTTTCTGGACGGTCCTGATCGCCCACATCATGTTCTGCCTCAGCTTCGTGGTGACAGCCGTCAAGGCTCGCGTCATGTCGATGGACCCGAAGCTGGAAGAAGCCGCACGCGATCTGTACGCCGGACCGTTCCAGACCTTTGTCCGGGTCACCCTGCCCATCGCGGCCCCCGGAATCGTCGCGGGAGCGCTGCTCGCCTTCGCGCTCTCCTTCGACGATTTCATCATCACCAATTTCAACGCGGGCGCGACGGTCACCTTCCCCATGTTCGTCTGGGGCTCGGCACAACGCGGCACACCGGTCCAGATCAATGTCATCGGTACGGGAATGTTCATCGTCGCCGTACTGATCGTGCTGGCCGGAATGGTCATCAGCGGTCGCCGGAACAGGCAAAAGGCATGA
- a CDS encoding ABC transporter permease produces the protein MTTVTEAPPPLAPTPQKKPPRRRGRLTPYWLLLPGILWLLIFFALPMVYQASTSVQTGSLEEGYKVTWHFATYWDAISEYWPQFLRSVLYAGTATALCLLLGYPLAYLIAFRAGRWRNLILILVIAPFFTSFLIRTLAWKTILADGGPVVGALNSLHLLDVTSWLGLTAGDRVLATPLAVVCGLTYNFLPFMILPLYTSLERIDGRLHEAANDLYAKPFTTFRKVTFPLSMPGVVSGTLLTFIPASGDYVNADLLGSTDTRMVGNVIQGQFLRVLDYPTAAALSFILMAAILIIVTLYIRKSGTEDLV, from the coding sequence ATGACGACCGTCACCGAGGCGCCACCGCCTCTCGCACCCACCCCGCAGAAGAAGCCCCCGCGCAGAAGAGGCCGCCTCACCCCGTACTGGCTGCTCCTGCCCGGCATCCTCTGGCTGCTGATCTTCTTCGCGCTGCCGATGGTCTACCAGGCCTCCACGTCCGTGCAGACGGGCTCCCTGGAGGAGGGCTACAAGGTCACCTGGCACTTCGCGACCTACTGGGACGCGATCTCCGAGTACTGGCCGCAGTTCCTGCGCTCGGTCCTCTACGCAGGCACCGCCACCGCCCTGTGTCTGCTGCTCGGCTACCCGCTCGCCTATCTGATCGCGTTCCGCGCCGGCCGCTGGCGCAATCTGATCCTGATTCTGGTGATCGCGCCGTTCTTCACCAGCTTCCTGATCCGTACGCTCGCCTGGAAGACGATCCTCGCGGACGGCGGCCCGGTCGTCGGCGCCCTCAACTCGCTGCACCTGCTGGACGTCACGAGCTGGCTCGGCCTCACGGCCGGTGACCGCGTACTGGCCACGCCGCTCGCGGTGGTCTGCGGACTCACGTACAACTTCCTGCCGTTCATGATCCTTCCGCTCTACACCTCGCTCGAGCGCATCGACGGACGCCTCCACGAGGCGGCGAACGACCTGTACGCCAAGCCGTTCACGACCTTCCGCAAGGTGACGTTCCCGCTGTCCATGCCGGGTGTCGTCTCCGGCACGCTCCTCACGTTCATCCCCGCAAGTGGTGATTACGTCAATGCCGATCTGCTCGGCTCCACGGACACCCGGATGGTCGGAAACGTGATCCAGGGCCAGTTCCTGCGGGTTCTCGACTATCCGACGGCCGCGGCTCTTTCGTTCATTCTCATGGCCGCGATCCTCATCATCGTCACGCTCTACATTCGCAAGTCGGGGACGGAGGATCTGGTCTAA
- a CDS encoding ABC transporter ATP-binding protein, with translation MTNDNSGDVRLSGISKTYGSFTAVHPLDLTVPQGSFFALLGASGCGKTTTLRMIAGLEEPTSGNVSLGDQDVTNLPPYKRPVNTVFQSYALFPHLDIFENVAFGLRRRGIKSVKKQVGEMLDLVQLGEQARKKPHQLSGGQQQRVAVARALINHPKVLLLDEPLGALDLKLRRQMQLELKRIQTEVGITFIHVTHDQEEAMTMADTVAVMNAGRVEQLGSPADLYENPQTTFVANFLGTSNLIEAEVDTTSGDEIVLKAGGGKLSLPAARCSAPTTTGGKVLVGIRPEKISLTHADDAGSISEGRNRISGKIADTSFIGVSTQYVIDSPVCPEFEVYAQNIDRDARLVPGTEVVLHWSPAHTFGMDATQDIDAGVETVGEEASA, from the coding sequence ATGACGAACGACAACAGCGGTGACGTCCGCCTCTCCGGGATCAGTAAGACGTACGGCTCCTTCACCGCCGTGCACCCGCTCGACCTGACCGTCCCCCAGGGATCGTTTTTCGCCCTCCTAGGGGCCTCGGGTTGCGGAAAGACCACCACCCTGCGGATGATCGCGGGTCTGGAGGAGCCCACTTCGGGAAACGTGTCCCTGGGAGACCAGGATGTGACGAACCTGCCCCCCTACAAGCGGCCGGTGAACACCGTCTTCCAGTCGTACGCCCTCTTCCCGCACCTCGACATCTTCGAGAACGTCGCCTTCGGTTTGCGCCGGCGCGGCATCAAGTCGGTGAAGAAGCAGGTCGGGGAGATGCTCGACCTCGTCCAGCTCGGCGAGCAGGCCCGCAAGAAGCCGCACCAGCTCTCCGGCGGCCAGCAGCAGCGCGTCGCCGTCGCCCGCGCCCTGATCAACCACCCCAAGGTGCTGCTGCTCGACGAGCCGCTCGGCGCCCTCGACCTCAAGCTGCGCCGCCAGATGCAGCTCGAACTCAAGCGCATCCAGACCGAAGTGGGCATCACCTTCATCCACGTCACGCACGACCAGGAGGAGGCCATGACGATGGCCGACACGGTCGCCGTGATGAACGCGGGCCGGGTCGAGCAGCTCGGCTCGCCCGCCGACCTCTACGAGAACCCGCAGACCACCTTCGTCGCCAACTTCCTCGGCACTTCCAATCTCATCGAGGCCGAGGTCGACACCACCAGCGGTGACGAGATCGTGCTCAAGGCGGGCGGCGGCAAGCTCTCCCTGCCGGCCGCACGCTGTTCGGCGCCCACCACGACCGGCGGCAAGGTCCTCGTCGGCATCCGCCCCGAGAAGATCTCCCTCACACACGCCGACGACGCGGGCTCGATCTCCGAGGGCCGTAACCGCATCTCCGGGAAGATCGCCGACACGAGTTTCATAGGCGTTTCCACGCAGTACGTCATCGACAGCCCCGTCTGCCCCGAGTTCGAGGTCTACGCCCAGAACATCGACCGCGATGCCCGGCTCGTCCCCGGCACCGAGGTCGTCCTGCACTGGAGCCCGGCGCACACCTTCGGGATGGACGCGACCCAGGACATCGACGCGGGTGTCGAGACCGTCGGAGAAGAGGCCTCGGCATGA
- a CDS encoding polyamine ABC transporter substrate-binding protein, whose protein sequence is MDHLRNGRTSLSRRSLLRATTGGALALGGAAALSACGIPAAKNTAGVDSEDHSAKEKRISFSNWTEYMDVDESEKRHPTLDAFTKRTGIKVKYTQDINDNVEFFGKIKPQLAAGQDTGRDLICVTDWLAARLIRFGWVQKLDPSNLPTAYANLSQQFRNPDWDPGRAYSYPWTGISTVIAFNKKALDGEEVKSVSDMLDNPKLKGRVGFLSEMRDSVGMTMLDMGKAPGKFTDDDFDATIDRLQKAVDKGQIRRFTGNDYTADLTKGDFAACLAWAGDVVQLKADNPDVDFVIPDSGYLTSTDNLLVPNKARHKTNAERLIDYYYEPGPAAQLAAYINFVCPVDGVKAELAKIDEDAANNPLIIPDAAMAAKSRSFRSLSSKEETAYEEKFAKLTGA, encoded by the coding sequence ATGGACCACCTACGCAACGGCCGGACCTCCCTCAGCCGCCGCTCGCTGCTGCGGGCCACCACCGGTGGCGCGCTCGCCCTCGGTGGCGCCGCAGCGCTGAGTGCTTGTGGGATCCCCGCGGCTAAGAACACCGCTGGGGTCGACTCCGAGGACCACTCGGCCAAGGAGAAGCGGATCAGCTTCTCCAACTGGACCGAGTACATGGACGTCGACGAGAGCGAAAAGCGGCACCCCACCCTCGACGCGTTCACCAAGCGCACCGGCATCAAGGTCAAGTACACCCAGGACATCAACGACAACGTCGAGTTCTTCGGCAAGATCAAGCCACAGCTGGCAGCGGGCCAGGACACTGGCCGCGACCTCATCTGCGTCACCGACTGGCTCGCAGCCAGGCTCATCCGCTTCGGGTGGGTCCAGAAACTGGACCCGTCCAACCTGCCGACCGCGTACGCCAACCTCTCCCAGCAGTTCCGCAACCCCGACTGGGACCCGGGACGGGCGTACTCCTATCCCTGGACCGGTATCTCCACGGTCATCGCGTTCAACAAGAAGGCGCTCGACGGCGAGGAGGTGAAGTCCGTCTCCGACATGCTCGACAACCCCAAGCTCAAGGGACGCGTCGGCTTCCTGTCGGAGATGCGCGACAGCGTCGGCATGACGATGCTCGACATGGGCAAGGCCCCGGGGAAGTTCACCGACGACGACTTCGACGCGACGATCGACCGCCTCCAGAAGGCCGTCGACAAGGGCCAGATCCGCCGGTTCACCGGCAACGACTACACGGCCGACCTCACCAAGGGTGACTTCGCGGCCTGTCTCGCCTGGGCCGGTGACGTCGTCCAGCTCAAGGCGGACAACCCGGACGTGGACTTCGTCATCCCGGACAGCGGCTACCTGACCTCCACCGACAACCTGCTGGTCCCCAACAAGGCCCGCCACAAGACCAACGCCGAACGGCTCATCGACTACTACTACGAGCCCGGCCCGGCGGCACAACTCGCGGCGTACATCAACTTCGTATGCCCCGTGGACGGTGTGAAAGCCGAACTCGCGAAGATCGACGAGGACGCGGCGAACAATCCCTTGATCATTCCCGACGCGGCCATGGCCGCCAAGTCGCGCTCCTTCCGCTCCCTGAGCAGCAAGGAAGAGACGGCCTACGAAGAGAAGTTCGCAAAGCTGACAGGGGCGTGA
- a CDS encoding DUF4190 domain-containing protein, with protein MGTTGLVLGIVSAVGFCLWPVAIITGILAVIFGGIGRGKARRGEATNGGQALAGIICGAVGTALGVAMLVLLLIAPGLR; from the coding sequence ATGGGTACGACCGGGCTCGTGCTGGGGATCGTCTCGGCCGTCGGTTTCTGCCTCTGGCCGGTGGCCATCATCACGGGCATTCTTGCGGTGATCTTCGGTGGGATCGGGCGGGGTAAGGCGCGGCGTGGTGAGGCCACGAACGGTGGCCAGGCCCTGGCCGGGATCATCTGCGGAGCGGTTGGCACCGCGCTGGGCGTGGCCATGCTCGTGCTGCTGCTCATAGCTCCGGGCCTGCGCTAG